The following coding sequences lie in one Mucilaginibacter sp. KACC 22773 genomic window:
- a CDS encoding fumarate reductase/succinate dehydrogenase flavoprotein subunit — protein sequence MSLDAKIPEGPLAQKWSKHKFDLKLVNPANKRKYDIIVVGTGLAGASAAASLAELGYNVKAFCFQDSPRRAHSIAAQGGINAAKNYQNDGDSVFRLFYDTIKGGDYRAREGNVYRLAEVSVNIIDQCVAQGVPFAREYGGLLDNRSFGGSQVSRTFYARGQTGQQLLLGAYSALNRQIHAGKVKMYTRTEMLDVVTIDGHAKGIVTRNMITGSIDTHAGHAVLLCTGGYSNVFYLSTNAIGSNVTAAWRAHKRGAFFGNPCYTQIHPTCIPVTGDHQSKLTLMSESLRNDGRVWAPKTVEIAEQLRKGTIKADQVKEDDRDYFLERKYPAFGNLVPRDVASRNAKEMVAEGKGVGGSGFAVFLDFADAIKRLGEDTVRAKYGNLFDMYIQITDENPYKQPMRIYPAVHYTMGGLWVDYNLSTTVPGLYALGECNFSDHGANRLGASALMQGLSDGYFVIPYTLGDYLAKIGPKKVDTSHPAFEATKKDVVTYINKLLALKGNKTVNEYHRELGHIMWEYCGMARTAEGLTKAKGLIQALKADFWKNAIVTGENEEVNASLERAGRIADFIELGELMVDDALMRNESCGGHFRVESQTADGEALRDDENFAFVAAWEFKGENQPEELHKEQLVFEAVHLSQRNYA from the coding sequence ATGAGTTTAGATGCTAAAATTCCAGAAGGCCCATTAGCCCAAAAATGGAGCAAGCATAAATTTGACCTGAAGCTGGTTAACCCGGCCAATAAGCGTAAATACGATATCATTGTTGTAGGTACCGGTTTGGCAGGTGCATCAGCAGCAGCCTCATTGGCCGAGCTTGGTTATAACGTAAAGGCTTTTTGTTTCCAGGATAGCCCACGCCGTGCGCACTCTATTGCAGCACAAGGTGGTATTAATGCTGCAAAAAACTATCAGAACGACGGTGACAGTGTGTTCCGTTTGTTTTATGACACTATAAAAGGTGGCGATTACCGCGCCCGTGAAGGTAACGTGTACCGCCTTGCCGAAGTATCGGTAAATATCATTGACCAGTGCGTTGCACAGGGTGTTCCTTTTGCCCGCGAGTACGGCGGCTTGCTTGATAACCGTTCATTCGGTGGTTCGCAGGTATCACGTACTTTTTATGCACGCGGCCAAACCGGACAGCAATTGCTTTTAGGCGCATATTCGGCATTAAACCGCCAGATACATGCCGGTAAGGTAAAAATGTACACCCGTACCGAAATGCTGGATGTGGTTACCATTGATGGCCATGCCAAAGGTATTGTTACCCGTAACATGATTACAGGCTCTATTGATACCCATGCCGGTCACGCGGTATTGTTATGTACAGGCGGCTACAGCAACGTATTCTACCTGTCAACCAATGCTATAGGTTCAAATGTAACCGCTGCCTGGAGGGCCCACAAACGTGGCGCTTTCTTTGGTAATCCTTGCTATACCCAAATTCACCCAACCTGTATCCCGGTAACCGGCGATCATCAGTCAAAGCTTACGCTGATGTCTGAATCATTGCGTAACGATGGTCGTGTTTGGGCGCCAAAAACTGTAGAAATTGCCGAACAATTGCGCAAAGGAACCATCAAAGCCGACCAGGTAAAAGAGGACGACCGCGATTATTTCCTTGAACGTAAATACCCTGCTTTTGGTAACCTTGTACCACGCGACGTAGCTTCACGCAACGCCAAAGAGATGGTTGCAGAAGGTAAGGGCGTAGGAGGTTCGGGTTTCGCGGTGTTCCTTGATTTTGCCGATGCCATCAAACGTTTAGGCGAAGACACCGTAAGGGCCAAATATGGCAACCTGTTTGATATGTACATCCAGATAACGGATGAAAACCCATACAAACAGCCCATGCGTATTTACCCCGCAGTACACTACACCATGGGCGGCCTTTGGGTTGATTATAACCTGAGCACAACCGTACCCGGCTTATATGCTTTGGGCGAATGTAACTTTAGCGACCACGGTGCAAACCGCTTGGGTGCTTCTGCTTTGATGCAAGGCTTATCTGATGGTTATTTTGTGATCCCTTATACCCTTGGCGATTACCTGGCTAAAATTGGCCCTAAAAAGGTTGATACATCGCACCCTGCTTTTGAGGCTACTAAAAAGGATGTAGTTACTTATATCAATAAATTACTCGCTTTAAAAGGCAATAAAACTGTAAACGAGTATCACCGCGAGCTTGGTCACATTATGTGGGAATATTGTGGGATGGCCCGTACGGCAGAAGGTTTAACAAAAGCCAAAGGTTTGATTCAGGCGCTGAAAGCGGATTTCTGGAAAAACGCTATTGTAACCGGCGAAAATGAGGAAGTAAACGCTTCATTAGAAAGGGCCGGCCGCATAGCCGACTTTATCGAACTTGGCGAACTAATGGTTGATGATGCGTTGATGCGCAATGAATCATGTGGTGGCCACTTCAGGGTTGAATCGCAAACAGCAGATGGTGAGGCATTGCGCGACGATGAAAACTTCGCGTTTGTAGCAGCCTGGGAATTTAAAGGCGAAAACCAACCGGAGGAATTACACAAAGAACAACTGGTATTTGAAGCAGTTCATTTATCGCAACGAAATTATGCTTAG
- a CDS encoding succinate dehydrogenase cytochrome b subunit: MSEIKQTFNSSLGKKLIMALTGLFLCTFIIVHLGGNLLLFSNDNGFGFNVYANFLTHFAPIEVIAYILYLSIAVHALYALIITVKNRKSRPVGYAIQPKSDATWSSKNMGLLGSILLLFIVIHMGDFWFKYKYTNDVAFKEYRTDLATGKTTEAVYTPVSEDFNHSVSVENNVEIVRVKDLHARVVYSFSQWWYVILYVIAMGALSFHLLHGFQSAFRTLGWVHRKYTPIVYAIGTWFFAVIIPLGFAAMPVWYYYIYVIK, encoded by the coding sequence ATGAGCGAAATTAAACAAACCTTTAACTCATCGCTGGGCAAAAAGCTAATTATGGCTTTAACAGGCTTGTTTTTGTGTACTTTTATTATTGTACACCTTGGGGGCAACCTGCTGCTATTCAGCAACGATAATGGTTTTGGTTTTAATGTGTATGCCAACTTCCTTACACATTTTGCACCAATTGAAGTAATTGCGTATATCCTATACCTGTCTATAGCGGTACATGCGCTTTACGCATTAATTATTACGGTAAAAAACCGCAAATCACGTCCGGTAGGCTATGCTATTCAGCCAAAATCAGATGCTACCTGGTCGTCAAAAAACATGGGGCTTTTGGGTTCTATCCTGTTGTTATTTATCGTTATCCACATGGGCGATTTTTGGTTTAAGTATAAATATACCAACGATGTTGCTTTTAAGGAGTACCGTACTGATCTGGCAACAGGTAAAACAACCGAGGCTGTTTACACACCTGTTTCAGAAGATTTTAATCATTCGGTATCAGTAGAAAACAATGTAGAAATTGTACGTGTGAAAGATTTGCATGCACGCGTAGTATACAGCTTTAGCCAGTGGTGGTATGTTATCCTTTACGTTATAGCCATGGGGGCTTTATCATTCCACCTGTTACATGGTTTCCAGAGCGCTTTCCGTACACTGGGCTGGGTACACCGTAAGTACACACCAATAGTGTATGCTATAGGCACATGGTTCTTCGCGGTTATTATCCCACTGGGGTTTGCCGCCATGCCGGTATGGTACTATTACATATACGTGATTAAATAG
- the pdeM gene encoding ligase-associated DNA damage response endonuclease PdeM, with translation MMISVATPFNLLNQDLLLLPQKAIYWQQQKALIIADVHFGKVGHFRKAGIAVPRDMEQSDLATLSDLIHEYKPEKLIFLGDLFHSDLNNDWDWFILWRSQFPELQIILIRGNHDIIADNNYQKLDIELHDELLIGPFLMLHHPLTDDKLQNAGGYVFCGHIHPGVNLSGKGRQSITLPCFAFGSRQAIFPSFGKFTGKIAIHSRQADKIFAVLKDKVVAIA, from the coding sequence ATGATGATTAGTGTGGCTACTCCCTTTAATTTACTTAACCAGGATCTGTTATTGCTGCCCCAAAAAGCTATTTACTGGCAACAGCAAAAAGCTTTAATAATAGCCGATGTGCACTTTGGTAAAGTGGGCCATTTCCGCAAGGCGGGTATTGCTGTACCCCGCGATATGGAACAAAGCGACCTGGCCACCTTATCCGACCTGATTCACGAATATAAACCCGAAAAACTTATTTTCCTTGGCGATTTGTTTCATAGCGACTTGAATAATGATTGGGATTGGTTTATCCTCTGGCGCAGCCAGTTCCCGGAATTGCAAATCATCCTGATAAGAGGAAACCATGATATTATAGCTGATAACAACTATCAAAAACTCGACATCGAACTGCACGACGAGTTATTGATTGGCCCCTTCCTGATGCTGCACCATCCCTTGACAGACGATAAACTGCAAAACGCGGGCGGTTATGTTTTTTGCGGACACATCCATCCGGGTGTAAACCTGAGTGGTAAAGGCAGGCAAAGTATCACCTTACCCTGCTTTGCATTTGGCAGCAGGCAGGCTATCTTCCCGTCATTTGGTAAGTTTACCGGCAAAATAGCCATCCACAGCCGGCAAGCAGATAAAATTTTCGCTGTATTGAAAGATAAAGTAGTAGCTATAGCCTGA
- a CDS encoding sensor histidine kinase — translation MKRKLKIVLFLIALSLTGIIIFQGYWSFNAYKENKKLFENKIDAAMQRALDSCKRDYFDSLRTVLVKRLSESTTAIKIDSTSQINAAAAGGRSTFSTGPLVTPYAIWISVHGSRSSASFQTSSNIYNYYKSKIKHTNPTVPEVLTEMSFYVPPLMSELIQDFFVYDGMNPPPAVRAYINANYNKPGFKYPIAQNGIFEQPRNYKQADSLKIGSYLRRELDKMHINADFVINLSSKPTTTKSDNVFLSETNEYKYQYHGFTFLLTSYTLQYRYTLYARAAFRNPQYVIMKGMLVTLGLSGLLILFTIFCFYYIIKTLNQQKALGELKDDFINNMTHELKTPIATIAVAIEGMQKYNVLNDPEKTQCYLETSRNELARLNELVSKVLDVAAFENKEVKLIKEKINIDELVNELITAERSKADKTTTITYKNEAGIIDITADKLHFKNVLMNILDNAVKYSTEPAVISITLTKSNNMAVFTIQDNGIGIPAAHVNRIFEKFYRVPTGNIHNVKGTGLGLNYVKYIVEAHGGSVTVKSELNAGSEFIVSIPL, via the coding sequence ATGAAACGTAAGCTTAAAATTGTACTGTTCTTAATTGCACTGTCACTTACCGGGATTATTATCTTTCAGGGGTACTGGAGTTTTAATGCCTACAAGGAAAACAAAAAACTTTTTGAAAACAAAATAGATGCAGCCATGCAGCGGGCGCTGGATAGTTGCAAACGGGATTACTTTGACTCGCTAAGAACGGTATTGGTAAAAAGACTTTCTGAAAGCACCACAGCAATAAAAATTGATAGCACATCACAAATAAATGCTGCTGCTGCCGGCGGTCGTTCTACTTTTAGTACCGGCCCGTTAGTTACACCGTATGCTATCTGGATATCTGTTCATGGCTCAAGAAGCAGCGCCTCTTTTCAAACAAGTTCTAATATATATAATTACTACAAATCGAAAATAAAACATACTAATCCAACTGTGCCGGAGGTACTTACAGAAATGTCTTTCTATGTTCCGCCTTTGATGAGTGAACTGATTCAGGATTTTTTTGTGTACGACGGCATGAACCCACCGCCAGCTGTAAGGGCATATATAAACGCCAATTACAATAAGCCAGGTTTTAAATACCCGATTGCCCAAAATGGCATCTTTGAACAGCCACGCAATTATAAACAGGCAGATAGTTTAAAGATAGGGAGCTACTTACGCAGAGAATTGGACAAAATGCATATCAACGCAGACTTTGTAATAAACCTAAGCAGCAAGCCCACGACAACAAAATCAGACAATGTTTTTCTTAGCGAAACTAACGAGTACAAATACCAATACCATGGGTTCACGTTTTTATTAACTAGCTATACCCTGCAGTATCGTTATACTTTATATGCCAGGGCCGCTTTTCGTAATCCACAGTATGTGATTATGAAGGGCATGCTGGTAACACTTGGCCTATCGGGTTTGTTAATATTGTTCACCATTTTCTGTTTCTATTATATTATAAAAACCCTAAATCAGCAAAAAGCACTGGGCGAGCTCAAGGACGATTTTATAAATAACATGACCCACGAGCTGAAAACACCAATTGCCACTATTGCGGTGGCTATTGAGGGAATGCAGAAGTACAACGTATTAAACGATCCCGAAAAAACACAATGCTACCTGGAAACATCGCGAAATGAACTGGCCCGGCTGAATGAGCTGGTAAGCAAAGTGCTTGATGTGGCCGCTTTTGAAAATAAGGAAGTTAAACTCATTAAGGAAAAAATTAATATTGACGAGCTTGTAAATGAATTGATAACCGCAGAAAGATCAAAAGCGGATAAAACCACAACCATTACTTATAAAAACGAAGCGGGCATAATTGATATTACTGCTGATAAGCTGCATTTTAAAAATGTATTGATGAATATTTTAGATAATGCTGTGAAGTATAGCACCGAACCTGCCGTTATCAGCATAACCCTAACAAAAAGCAATAACATGGCGGTATTTACTATTCAGGATAATGGTATAGGGATACCGGCCGCCCATGTTAACAGGATATTTGAAAAATTTTACCGGGTACCTACAGGTAACATACACAACGTAAAAGGTACCGGCCTTGGCTTAAACTATGTGAAATATATTGTGGAAGCCCATGGCGGCAGTGTAACCGTAAAAAGTGAACTAAATGCAGGCAGCGAATTTATAGTATCAATACCTTTATAA
- a CDS encoding response regulator transcription factor — protein sequence MDKTSILFAEDELALAHIVRESLQENGFDVTLCANGEQALANYKSRRPDILVLDIMMPKMDGFEVAKKVRETDKITPIIFLTARSQPKDVVNGFEAGANDYLKKPFSVEELVVRIKVLLSDNRLLIPARQVKPLNESYQIGNITFIPFKNIIQQGINNWQLTSRESDILKLLCKEQHEVIPRKVLLDTIWGDDSFFNARSLDVFISKLRGHLKADPNVQIITVRGLGYKLVW from the coding sequence ATGGATAAAACAAGCATCCTGTTTGCAGAAGATGAATTGGCGCTGGCACATATTGTACGTGAAAGCCTGCAGGAGAATGGTTTTGATGTTACTTTATGTGCCAATGGCGAACAAGCCCTGGCCAACTATAAAAGCCGCAGGCCCGATATTTTGGTCCTTGATATTATGATGCCCAAAATGGATGGCTTTGAGGTAGCGAAAAAGGTACGTGAGACTGACAAAATAACGCCAATTATATTTTTAACCGCCCGGTCGCAACCAAAAGATGTGGTGAACGGCTTTGAAGCTGGAGCCAATGATTATTTGAAAAAACCTTTTAGCGTAGAGGAACTTGTGGTGCGCATTAAGGTTTTGCTGAGCGACAACCGATTATTAATACCCGCGCGGCAGGTAAAGCCCTTAAATGAGAGTTACCAAATTGGCAATATCACTTTTATACCATTTAAAAATATTATTCAGCAGGGCATCAACAACTGGCAACTAACCAGCCGCGAAAGTGATATCCTGAAACTGCTTTGCAAAGAGCAGCATGAGGTGATTCCCCGAAAAGTGCTGTTAGATACAATTTGGGGTGACGACAGCTTTTTTAACGCCCGCAGCTTGGATGTTTTTATCAGCAAACTTCGCGGCCATTTAAAGGCCGATCCTAATGTGCAGATCATTACCGTGAGGGGTTTGGGATATAAGCTGGTTTGGTAA
- a CDS encoding cobalamin B12-binding domain-containing protein, with translation MSNTFNRPIRVLVAKVGLDGHDRGARIIATSLRDAGMEVIYTGLRQTPEMVVNTALQEDVDAIGISILSGAHMTVFPKILKLIKEKQMDDVLVTGGGIIPSDDMIALKEQGVGELFPPGTSTQDIVKYITDWVHQHRNF, from the coding sequence ATGAGTAATACCTTTAACCGCCCCATCCGAGTTCTTGTTGCCAAGGTAGGGCTCGACGGTCACGACCGTGGCGCACGCATCATAGCTACTTCGCTGCGCGATGCCGGCATGGAAGTAATTTATACCGGTTTGCGTCAAACGCCCGAGATGGTGGTGAATACCGCCCTGCAGGAGGATGTTGATGCTATCGGTATCTCTATATTATCCGGCGCGCACATGACGGTTTTTCCAAAGATATTAAAGCTGATTAAAGAAAAACAGATGGATGACGTGCTGGTTACCGGCGGAGGCATTATCCCAAGCGACGATATGATTGCGCTGAAAGAGCAGGGGGTAGGCGAGCTTTTTCCGCCCGGAACAAGCACGCAGGATATTGTAAAATATATAACCGATTGGGTGCATCAGCACCGCAATTTTTAA
- a CDS encoding enoyl-CoA hydratase-related protein, protein MGFENILTETKDRIQYVTINRESKLNALNKATLAELHAVFFNAFNEPAVGGIIITGAGAKAFAAGADISEFADLDVANGTALARDNQTLVFDLIANGNKPVIAAINGFALGGGLEMAMACHIRIAAETAKMGLPEVTLGLIPGYGGTQRLTQLIGKGKALEMILTADMITAADALQYGLVTHVVSQETLLAKAEELMLKIISRAPLALASAIHAVNSGLTDGVNGYETEIEEFGKCFGTEDFKEGVAAFLQKRKAEFKGR, encoded by the coding sequence ATGGGATTTGAAAACATATTAACAGAAACGAAAGATAGAATACAGTATGTTACTATTAATCGTGAAAGTAAGCTCAATGCCCTTAATAAGGCTACTCTCGCCGAACTGCATGCCGTGTTTTTTAATGCTTTTAATGAGCCTGCTGTCGGCGGTATTATTATAACCGGTGCCGGGGCTAAGGCCTTTGCTGCCGGTGCCGACATTAGCGAATTTGCCGATTTGGATGTTGCCAATGGAACCGCTCTTGCCCGTGATAACCAAACCCTGGTGTTTGATTTGATAGCCAATGGCAACAAACCTGTTATTGCGGCTATAAATGGATTTGCCTTGGGCGGCGGATTGGAAATGGCTATGGCTTGCCACATTAGGATAGCTGCCGAGACTGCCAAAATGGGTTTGCCCGAAGTAACGCTTGGCCTTATACCCGGCTACGGCGGTACGCAGCGCCTTACTCAATTAATAGGCAAAGGCAAAGCGCTGGAGATGATATTAACCGCTGATATGATTACAGCTGCCGATGCATTGCAATATGGCCTGGTTACCCATGTAGTTAGCCAGGAAACCTTGTTAGCAAAAGCCGAAGAGTTGATGTTGAAAATTATATCAAGGGCCCCGCTGGCCCTTGCGTCTGCTATTCACGCCGTAAATTCAGGATTAACCGATGGTGTTAACGGCTATGAAACAGAGATAGAAGAGTTTGGCAAATGCTTTGGCACCGAAGATTTTAAAGAAGGGGTAGCCGCATTTTTACAGAAACGTAAGGCGGAGTTTAAGGGAAGATAA
- a CDS encoding sigma-54-dependent transcriptional regulator yields the protein MKKILIIDDEVNVALLLSKFLIRNGFDVSTASSGTGGMEALKVGDYNLVLCDFRLEDTDGREMLRNIKTQYPKTGVIIITGYSDIKMAVELIKMGAYDYITKPLYPDEILNTINKAFETHYALVEATENTTGTVNADKSKSKEAKKQVFASEFVAGTSKASKELLRQIELVAPTNYSVIILGESGTGKESVAKSIHLNSPRHNQPFIAMDCGSLTKELAASEFFGHEKGSFTGALYTKIGHFEMANGGTLFLDEVGNLSYEIQAALLRTVQERKVKRIGSTKEIDLDVRIIIATNENLQDGISKGKFREDLYHRFNEFTIYMPPLRDRGADIMSLAEHFLRIAANELGRNVESFAPEVIDCFMNYRWPGNIRELKNVIRRAALLAEDNEITMKALPLEISNFKMPSFEYPVHSAPLPFDAPEAKENRHDLKNAALEAEYETIIRVLREVNFNKTRAAEILKIDRKTLYNKMKAINLK from the coding sequence ATGAAAAAAATCCTCATCATTGATGATGAAGTTAATGTAGCCTTACTGCTATCTAAATTTTTAATCCGCAACGGCTTTGATGTAAGCACCGCATCAAGTGGTACAGGCGGAATGGAAGCCCTTAAAGTTGGCGATTATAACCTGGTACTGTGCGATTTCAGGCTGGAAGATACCGATGGGCGGGAAATGCTCCGCAATATTAAAACACAATATCCAAAAACCGGCGTAATTATTATAACCGGCTACTCGGATATAAAAATGGCTGTTGAGCTTATAAAAATGGGTGCCTATGATTATATTACCAAGCCCCTATATCCTGATGAAATTTTAAATACCATCAACAAAGCGTTTGAAACACATTATGCTTTAGTTGAGGCCACCGAAAATACTACAGGAACTGTTAACGCCGACAAATCAAAAAGCAAAGAGGCTAAAAAGCAAGTATTCGCCAGTGAATTTGTGGCCGGTACCAGCAAGGCATCAAAAGAATTGCTGAGGCAAATTGAGTTGGTGGCGCCAACTAATTACAGCGTAATTATTTTAGGCGAAAGCGGTACCGGTAAAGAATCGGTTGCTAAAAGCATCCACCTGAATAGTCCGCGCCATAATCAGCCTTTTATTGCTATGGATTGCGGTTCGTTAACCAAAGAACTGGCAGCCAGCGAATTTTTTGGGCACGAGAAGGGTTCGTTCACCGGTGCTTTGTATACCAAAATAGGCCACTTTGAAATGGCAAACGGGGGCACTTTGTTTTTGGATGAGGTAGGCAACTTATCATACGAGATACAGGCCGCCCTGTTGCGCACAGTACAGGAGCGCAAGGTTAAACGGATTGGCAGCACAAAGGAGATTGATCTTGATGTGCGCATCATTATAGCCACTAATGAAAACCTGCAAGATGGTATAAGCAAGGGTAAATTCAGGGAAGATTTATACCACCGCTTTAATGAGTTTACCATTTACATGCCGCCACTGCGGGATCGTGGTGCTGATATCATGTCGTTGGCCGAACATTTTTTAAGGATAGCCGCAAATGAATTGGGCCGTAATGTGGAGTCATTTGCGCCCGAAGTTATTGATTGCTTTATGAACTACCGCTGGCCGGGTAACATCCGCGAGCTTAAAAACGTGATAAGGCGGGCCGCATTACTGGCCGAGGACAACGAGATTACCATGAAGGCCCTGCCGCTGGAAATCTCGAACTTTAAAATGCCGTCGTTTGAATACCCGGTTCATTCTGCGCCGTTGCCTTTTGATGCGCCAGAGGCTAAAGAAAACAGGCATGATTTAAAAAATGCCGCGCTTGAGGCCGAGTATGAGACCATCATCCGCGTTTTACGGGAAGTAAACTTTAATAAAACCAGGGCAGCCGAGATATTAAAGATTGACAGGAAAACCCTGTATAATAAAATGAAGGCTATCAACCTAAAGTAA